GAAACATTTACGAAACGCTTAATATTATCGCCAAGCGTGCCAATCACCTCGTAGGCGAAATCAAACACGAGCTCAACAAAAAACTGGAAGAATTCGCCATTTCTTCTGACACTATCGAAGAGATCAGCGAAAACAAAGAGCAGATCGAAATTTCAAAATTCTACGAGCGCCTTCCCAATCCGGCCATTATTGCTACGGAGGAATACGTCGAAGGAGAATTATACCACCGTTTTAAGGACAAATCGCTCAACGTCCGTCACTAACCGGAAAACTGACCTGGCCTGAGGTTGCCGGCACCAGCAAAGCGAATGTTCAATATTCAATCCGGCCTGATTCCGGGAGCAATCGAGGAATTTTTTAACCGGGCCAAACGAAGCAACGGCATAAATGGCTTCATTAACATAAAAATGACGACCTCACCACGGTGCGAGGTCGTCATTTCTGCATTTATATGGACAATATAAAAAACAAAAAAATAATCCTGGCTGTTTCAGGCAGCATCGCCGCTTACAAGGCTGCTTTTCTGAC
This sequence is a window from Lewinellaceae bacterium. Protein-coding genes within it:
- a CDS encoding DNA-directed RNA polymerase subunit omega; the encoded protein is MTDIKSRVQGLDPNIRARNVKALAKETGNIYETLNIIAKRANHLVGEIKHELNKKLEEFAISSDTIEEISENKEQIEISKFYERLPNPAIIATEEYVEGELYHRFKDKSLNVRH